In Trichocoleus desertorum ATA4-8-CV12, a genomic segment contains:
- a CDS encoding MoxR family ATPase: MRERIERLTQNLSQTIVGKADAIRLVLVALISGGHALLEDVPGVGKTLLAKSLARSIDGKFQRLQCTPDLLPSDVTGTNIWNPRSGEFEFLPGPVFANVLLTDEINRATPRTQSALLEVMEERQVTVDGTSRPVPSPFFVIATQNPVEYQGTFPLPEAQMDRFALSLTLGYPSEQEELQMLQRLQSGVSVNELKPCLSLEDIQELRRLCSAVKVEPSLQQYILNLVRATREDEEINLGVSPRGTVALQRAAQALAFLEDRDYAIPDDIKLLAPHVLSHRIIPARGQRGRAIVDRLLHSIPIP, translated from the coding sequence ATGCGAGAGCGTATTGAACGGCTAACTCAAAATCTCAGTCAAACGATTGTGGGGAAAGCCGATGCCATCCGATTAGTCTTAGTCGCGCTCATCTCTGGAGGGCATGCCTTACTAGAAGATGTGCCGGGAGTTGGTAAAACTCTGTTGGCTAAGTCCTTAGCGCGCTCGATTGACGGTAAATTCCAGCGCTTGCAGTGCACCCCTGATTTATTGCCCAGCGATGTTACAGGCACCAATATTTGGAATCCCCGCTCTGGTGAATTTGAGTTTCTCCCAGGGCCTGTCTTTGCGAACGTGCTACTGACCGATGAAATTAACCGAGCCACGCCTCGTACCCAATCAGCGCTGCTAGAAGTGATGGAAGAGCGGCAGGTGACAGTAGATGGAACTTCTCGGCCTGTCCCAAGCCCGTTTTTTGTCATTGCCACTCAAAACCCAGTGGAGTACCAAGGTACATTTCCGCTACCCGAAGCCCAGATGGATCGCTTCGCCCTCTCTCTAACGCTGGGCTATCCCAGTGAGCAAGAAGAATTGCAGATGTTGCAACGCTTGCAATCTGGCGTTAGCGTCAACGAATTAAAACCTTGTTTATCTCTAGAAGATATTCAGGAATTACGACGCTTGTGTTCTGCGGTCAAAGTAGAGCCTTCTTTGCAGCAATACATTTTGAACTTAGTTCGAGCGACCCGCGAAGATGAGGAAATTAATCTAGGGGTGAGTCCACGGGGAACCGTTGCCCTGCAACGAGCCGCACAAGCCTTGGCTTTTCTAGAAGACCGCGATTATGCCATTCCCGACGATATTAAGCTTTTGGCCCCCCATGTCCTGTCGCATCGCATCATTCCTGCCAGAGGGCAGCGTGGACGGGCGATCGTCGATCGCTTGCTACACTCTATTCCTATTCCTTAA
- the surE gene encoding 5'/3'-nucleotidase SurE, whose amino-acid sequence MRLLVSNDDGIYALGIRSLANGMAEAGHEVTVVCPDRERSATGHGLTLHSPIRAEEVESVFHPSVKAWACSGTPSDCVKLALGALLDNPPDFVLSGINHGSNLGTDVLYSGTVSAAMEGVIEGIPSIAFSLTSFSCKEFQPAVHFAQTLLTQLAQHPLPKLVLLNVNVPAVPLQDIMGVAITRQGVRRYTDIFQKRLDPRGKTYYWLAGEVLEDVTDEVDLKEGNEALTDVQAIRNNYITVTPLQYNLTSVDGLTNLQKWQVKFPDYPLL is encoded by the coding sequence ATGAGACTCCTAGTTAGTAACGACGATGGCATTTATGCCTTAGGAATTCGCAGCCTAGCGAATGGGATGGCTGAGGCAGGTCATGAAGTGACAGTTGTTTGCCCCGATCGAGAGCGATCGGCTACAGGCCACGGCTTAACCCTGCATAGCCCCATCCGAGCGGAAGAAGTCGAATCAGTCTTTCATCCCAGCGTCAAGGCTTGGGCCTGTTCAGGAACTCCTTCAGATTGTGTTAAGTTGGCTTTAGGAGCACTGCTGGACAATCCACCAGATTTTGTGCTCTCTGGCATTAATCACGGTTCTAATCTGGGGACTGATGTGCTCTACTCAGGCACAGTCTCAGCGGCGATGGAAGGGGTAATTGAAGGAATCCCCAGCATTGCCTTTAGTTTGACCAGTTTTAGCTGTAAAGAATTTCAGCCAGCCGTACACTTCGCGCAAACCTTACTGACTCAACTGGCTCAACACCCCTTGCCTAAGCTCGTCCTGCTAAACGTCAACGTACCCGCAGTCCCATTACAAGACATCATGGGTGTTGCCATTACTCGCCAAGGCGTTCGACGTTACACAGACATTTTTCAGAAACGCCTAGACCCTAGGGGCAAAACCTACTATTGGCTGGCGGGAGAAGTGCTAGAGGATGTCACGGATGAAGTCGATCTCAAAGAGGGTAACGAGGCGCTTACGGATGTGCAAGCCATTCGTAACAACTACATTACTGTTACTCCACTCCAATACAACTTAACTTCTGTAGACGGACTCACCAATTTACAGAAGTGGCAAGTAAAGTTCCCGGACTATCCATTGCTTTAA
- a CDS encoding MBL fold metallo-hydrolase translates to MHNQFTVNFWGVRGSIACPGSETVRYGGNTPCVEMRVNGHRLIFDGGTGLRVLGQSMLSAMPVEAYMFFTHSHWDHIQGFPFFTPAFIKGNRFHIYGAIAPNGSDVEQRLNDQMLHPNFPVPLQVMGAELDFQSIEVGQPLQIDDITIENAPLNHPGEAIGYRVSWKNHAVAYVTDTEHFPDRLDENALWLAREADVLIYDATYTDEEYHSPKTSKVGWGHSTWQEAVKVAKAAGVKKLVIFHHDPIHNDDFLDQVGEQVARVFPNSLMAWEGLSIQLTTVATLPEAELEPSVVEATISASA, encoded by the coding sequence ATGCATAACCAATTTACAGTTAATTTTTGGGGAGTCAGGGGCAGTATTGCTTGTCCTGGGTCTGAAACTGTTCGCTACGGCGGCAATACACCTTGTGTTGAGATGCGCGTCAATGGTCATCGACTGATCTTTGATGGTGGCACTGGCCTGCGGGTTTTAGGGCAGAGCATGTTATCCGCTATGCCTGTAGAAGCTTACATGTTTTTTACGCACTCTCATTGGGATCATATTCAAGGCTTTCCCTTTTTTACCCCTGCTTTTATTAAAGGAAATCGCTTTCATATCTATGGGGCGATCGCGCCGAATGGCTCCGATGTGGAGCAGCGTTTGAACGATCAGATGCTTCACCCTAACTTTCCGGTGCCCCTCCAAGTGATGGGAGCCGAGCTGGATTTTCAAAGCATTGAGGTTGGCCAGCCTCTGCAAATTGACGACATCACCATCGAAAATGCACCACTGAATCACCCTGGTGAAGCCATTGGTTATCGAGTCAGTTGGAAGAATCATGCAGTTGCCTACGTCACCGATACGGAGCATTTCCCAGACCGCTTAGATGAAAACGCACTCTGGTTGGCCAGAGAAGCCGATGTTTTGATTTACGATGCCACTTACACCGACGAAGAATACCACTCACCCAAGACTAGTAAGGTTGGTTGGGGGCATTCTACCTGGCAAGAAGCCGTCAAGGTAGCCAAAGCGGCAGGGGTGAAAAAGCTGGTTATTTTCCACCACGACCCGATCCACAATGATGATTTTCTCGATCAGGTGGGAGAACAGGTAGCACGAGTTTTTCCAAATAGCCTGATGGCTTGGGAAGGATTATCGATTCAGCTCACCACTGTCGCTACGTTGCCCGAAGCAGAACTAGAACCATCGGTCGTCGAGGCGACCATCTCTGCCTCGGCTTAA
- a CDS encoding bifunctional riboflavin kinase/FAD synthetase encodes MWVTSSLTSVLTPTAVALGNFDGVHRGHRQVIQPVLNSSELAYPTVVTFNPHPQEFFSGQPRALLTPLNEKVLQLKGMGIRQLVLLPFDRELADLSPQAFVKEILVRRLQAQQISVGVDFRFGRQRTGTAADLQAIAATFGIIVTPVPLCTCADERISSSNIREALQTGDLNRANRLLGRSHTLVGQVAFGQQLGRTIGFPTANLQLPPEKFVPQHGVYAVRVHSPTLSHLPSPHLGVMNIGHRPTLNGISRTVEVHLLDWDGDLYGQTLIVSLEHFLRPEQKFASLEALKNQIQADCLTARSLLATAPSV; translated from the coding sequence GTGTGGGTCACTTCTTCTCTAACATCTGTTTTAACGCCAACTGCTGTCGCCCTAGGAAATTTTGACGGCGTCCATCGAGGGCATCGGCAGGTAATTCAACCTGTCTTAAATTCTTCTGAGCTGGCTTATCCTACAGTCGTCACCTTCAATCCCCATCCTCAAGAATTCTTTTCTGGGCAACCCAGAGCGTTGTTGACGCCCCTGAACGAAAAAGTTTTACAGCTCAAAGGAATGGGGATTCGGCAACTTGTACTACTCCCGTTCGATCGCGAGTTGGCAGATTTAAGCCCCCAAGCATTTGTCAAAGAAATTTTGGTCCGACGACTCCAGGCTCAGCAAATTAGTGTGGGAGTTGACTTTCGCTTTGGGCGGCAACGTACTGGAACTGCCGCAGATTTACAAGCGATCGCCGCCACCTTTGGGATTATCGTTACCCCTGTTCCGCTTTGCACCTGTGCAGATGAGCGCATCAGTAGCTCTAATATTCGGGAGGCTCTGCAAACAGGCGACCTAAACCGAGCCAATCGCCTCTTAGGACGTTCCCATACTTTGGTGGGCCAAGTCGCGTTTGGGCAGCAATTGGGTAGAACCATTGGGTTTCCTACCGCTAATCTTCAGCTTCCGCCCGAAAAGTTTGTACCGCAACATGGAGTCTATGCCGTTCGCGTACACAGTCCTACGCTCAGCCACTTGCCCAGCCCGCATTTAGGAGTGATGAATATTGGTCATCGTCCTACCTTGAATGGCATCAGTCGCACTGTTGAAGTCCATTTGTTAGATTGGGACGGGGACTTGTATGGTCAGACGTTGATCGTCAGCTTAGAGCACTTTTTACGCCCAGAACAAAAATTTGCTTCTCTAGAGGCGTTAAAAAATCAGATTCAAGCAGATTGCTTAACTGCGCGATCGCTCTTGGCTACCGCACCTAGTGTCTAA